Part of the Paenibacillus sp. YPG26 genome, TGCTTGCTAATATAAAAGTTGGTATATTCAAAGGCCGAATGAAGCGATTCAAGCACCATTTGATAGCTCCGTGTAAGGTCTGCAAGGTACTCATCCAGGTTCTCGACTTCAAGCTTGCCCTGCATCGCCAGATGCTTATGCCACAGATCATCCTGCATCTCCGCATTCATATAATGGATCTCCATATTCCGTCTGCGCCGCAGGCGGGAGACATAATCCTTGTGTCCTTCATGGATAGACATCAGCTTATTCCCAAGGTCGCTATGCACTTTGAGACTATGGAGCTGCCGCAGCACAGTAAAATACGAATAATGCGGCTTGACCTTACCGGTATTCAACTCATACAGCTCATTAAGGAGGGTTCCGAGCTTATCCAGCAGGGAGAAGACCCGAATGAATCCGTCTTTGTAAAAATACACATAGCGGGCATAGTCCCCTTTCTCCTGGGGGCCCATGTCATTCATCAACCTCGTGTGCACCGCTCGGCGGAAGAAGGCTGCGGCATACGTGCACTGCTCCAATTCATCAATAGAGGAGATCAATCCGTAAGTCCACACCTGAAGCTTGAAATAGTCCTGCTTATGATCCTGATTCCTATCCATTGCCTTCTGGAACAGCTGGGCAGTACGTTCCATGGCTTCCAGCGTGTCCGCGAACAGTCCTTCATTCTTCCGAGGCGGTTCCCCTAGCAGGCTGCGCAGCATAGGCCCTCCCCCTTTCTACTCCAGTATTATGCAAAATAACTCTTCCAGCGCTGATCCACCAGCTTCACAATATCCTCGCGAGGGAACAGCTCATCCGGATAGCCTGGCTTCATCCGGGCATCAATTACGATAGGCAGACTGTAGGCTAGGTGATGCTGACGGATCTCCGCATGCGCATAGATATCCGAAGCGGGATTGAACCGGGTGAAGACCGTCCAGGTGAACGCATTGGAGCTCTTCGCCACTTCCTCCGCATGATCGACCAGGACAACTAACGGCCAAGCCGTTCCCTTCTCTCTGAGACGGGCCAGGAGTCTCTCCGGAAGCTCCGGCTCCTGTTCATATGCAGCACCGGATACGACAAGACATCCATCGTGGAATACGGCGATTTCATCGATTTCGGCGATTTCGCCTTCTGTGTATTCCCGGGGCAGCTCGCGAACAGGATCACCCACACCGATCAGAATCGCTTTGCTTCCGTGATTCAGCTTAAGCCCTGTATAATCCAGCGTATCATTGGAGGTTTTGTTAAATATAAATAAGTCCGTCTGCGGATTAAAGCGTTCCAGGATCGTCTTAAGGGTGATCTTGATGTCTGCCAGATCCACAGGCACATTCGTAAGCATTAAGAATTTGGTCAGGGACAGCTGACCTTCACCGAGAATCCGGAAGCCGGCAACCAGGGCTTCCCGTGAATAGCTCTCCCGGACGACTGCGGAGGCCAAGGCATGGAAGCCGCTCTCGGAATAAGTCCATAGGGACCGGACACTTGGCATAACTACCGGAAATGCCGGAGAGAGCAGCTTTTGCAGAAAATCACCAATATAGTAATCTTCCTGACGCGGCTTGCCCACGATCGTTGCCGGATAGATCGCATCCTTACGGTGCCACATATGGCTGACCTTAAGCACCGGGAATTCATGCTGAAGAGAGTAGTAACCGAAATGGTCACCGAACGGGCCTTCAAGACGCCGCTCATGCGGAGGGACGAAGCCTTGAATCGCGAATTCGGCTTCTGCTGGAATCCGGTGGCCGCCCATAGGATTCACGGCCATAGGCAGCTTCTCCCCAAGAATGAAGGAGGTCACCAGCAGCTCCGAGATATGCTCTGGCACGGGCGCAATAGCACCGGCGATCAGGGCCGGAGGACCACCGAGGAACACAGATACCGGAAGTGCCTCTCCGCGTTTCTCAGCCTCATGATAATGGAATCCTCCTCCTTTCTGAATCTGCCAGTGGACCCCGGTTGTCTGGTCATCATACAGCTGAATCCGGTACATGCCTAAGTTATTCTCCTTGGTCTGAGCAGGATTCTCGGTATACACCAGCGGCAGGGTCACGAACGGACCTCCGTCCTCCTGCCAGCTTGTCACTTTAGGCAGATCCGCAAGCGGCCGATCCGTCCGGCATACCTGCAGAATCGGTGCCTCTCCCTTGGGCACCGACTTCATTCCCACCTTTAACACTTCCCGAATCAGTCCGCGCTCATTCCACAGCGCTTTGGGAGTTGGTGGCAGCAAAGTGTTCATCGCCCCCACCAGACGGTTCGCCAGCTCCTCCGGTCTTGGACCGAAGGCCATCTCCACACGGCGCGGCGTACCGAACAGATTGGTTACGACCGGGAAGGGGGTACCTTTGACATTGGTGAACAGCAGGGCCGGACCTCCCTCTTCGATAACCCGGCGGTGAATCTCGGCAAGCTCCAGATAAGGATCAACCGGCGCATCGATAACAGCGAGCTGCTTGTCCTTGCGAAGAGCCTCAATCCACTGTCTTAAGTTCCTGTAACCCATAGACCATTCCTCCTCTAATATTTAAAGCGATTCCCCTGCTCCTAAACTTAGTTCAAGCTCCGCAGCAGGTGCGGAGCTTGAGTTGTCATGCATATTGCTATTCGGCTATCCTCTATGCCTTCGTTCTGCTGAGCAGCCAGGTCTTGATGCTCATATAACTAAGCACGCCGAACAAGCAGGCCAGAACGAAGATGTGTGCTAAGGAAGCGAAGACATACGTACGCGGGTTATTAAGATTCAGTACGAGAAAAGCACCTGTGAAAATCTGAATAATGACAAGCACCGTTGCGGCAACTCCCAAGGATCTGATCTCCTTGTTGCCCGGATGCTTCCGATAGGCAAAGTGACCAAGAATCCCGATGACAATGAACAGGGTCATCGCTCCCAGACGGTGAATGAAAGCAATAGCGACACCCCCGGTAAGCTCGGGAATCACTTCCCCGTTACATAGTGGCCAGCCGCTGCAGCCTCCAGCTGAATCCGTATGACTGACATAGGCCCCTAGATACACAACGATATACGTGTAACATGTGGCGAACCACACCAGGTTGCGAAAGGTCTTGCTTACCGGGCGGGATGGAAGCTTCGGCAGGTTGGCTTCTTCCCGTTCCTGTTCCCGCATGCCAAGGGCAAGCATCAATGAGCTGGCAAAGGCGATCAGCGAGAAGCCGAAATGAAGAGCCATAACGGCAGAAGATTGAGAGAACACGACGGCAAATGCCCCCATGATGGCTTGGACCACCACAAAGATCAAGGCAAACAAGGCGTAGAGCTTGAGGTCACGCCGTTCCTTACGGTAGAGCATGAAGGCAACGAAGGCCGCGAGGGCAAGAAGCCCCGCCGCCCCGCTAACTGCCCGGTGCGACCATTCGATAATCGAAGATAAGGTATGCGCGGGTACGAACTTCCCGTGACACAGCGGCCATTCACGGCCGCATCCAAGGCCCGCGTCCAGCTTGGTTACTGCGGTTCCGCCCAGCGTAGCCATCAGCATCACAAAGCTGGAGGCGTAACTGAGCCATTTTAGACGTTTGGTATTCAAAATTTCCTCACCTGCTATATTAATTTTGATGTAGACATTTCGGAACTGCTCTTTCATTATAACCGATGAGTATGTACATATCATAAGTCACTTGTGACAAAATGTTCAAATCATAAGGACGGCGCCACCCTAATAAGGATGACGCCTGTGACATTGATTACTGCGATTAGTTCTCTTTGCGTTCCGCTGTGTCGTGAAGTGTGCGATAGACATCCAGGGCTTTGTTCAGGAAATCCTCAATTTCTTCGCGGGATTTACGCGCTTTGTTGACGAATCTGACCAGCTCGCGTCCATCGGTATAGGCAACGAAGCTCGGAATGCCCAGAATGTTCTGCTCCTGACTCACGTCTCCAACCTTGTCCACATCCACCTGAAGGAATGTGATCCGATCCCCGTACTTCTCCTCAACCTCAGGCATGAACGGATCGATGAATCTGCAATCTCCGCACCAATCGGCTTTGAAGACGGCTACAACCAGATTACTGGACTGCGTCTCAACGGTGAACGCACCAGGTGATGTCACTTCTTTCATGAGCTTCATTCCTTTCTATAGTTATCTCTCTTAGTCAATCAAACTGAAGAGTGGAAGTCAAACTTTTAGGACATAATTGGACTAAAATCTTCTTTTTGATGAAAGAGAGGAATCACG contains:
- a CDS encoding UbiD family decarboxylase, with amino-acid sequence MGYRNLRQWIEALRKDKQLAVIDAPVDPYLELAEIHRRVIEEGGPALLFTNVKGTPFPVVTNLFGTPRRVEMAFGPRPEELANRLVGAMNTLLPPTPKALWNERGLIREVLKVGMKSVPKGEAPILQVCRTDRPLADLPKVTSWQEDGGPFVTLPLVYTENPAQTKENNLGMYRIQLYDDQTTGVHWQIQKGGGFHYHEAEKRGEALPVSVFLGGPPALIAGAIAPVPEHISELLVTSFILGEKLPMAVNPMGGHRIPAEAEFAIQGFVPPHERRLEGPFGDHFGYYSLQHEFPVLKVSHMWHRKDAIYPATIVGKPRQEDYYIGDFLQKLLSPAFPVVMPSVRSLWTYSESGFHALASAVVRESYSREALVAGFRILGEGQLSLTKFLMLTNVPVDLADIKITLKTILERFNPQTDLFIFNKTSNDTLDYTGLKLNHGSKAILIGVGDPVRELPREYTEGEIAEIDEIAVFHDGCLVVSGAAYEQEPELPERLLARLREKGTAWPLVVLVDHAEEVAKSSNAFTWTVFTRFNPASDIYAHAEIRQHHLAYSLPIVIDARMKPGYPDELFPREDIVKLVDQRWKSYFA
- a CDS encoding Cthe_2314 family HEPN domain-containing protein, translating into MLRSLLGEPPRKNEGLFADTLEAMERTAQLFQKAMDRNQDHKQDYFKLQVWTYGLISSIDELEQCTYAAAFFRRAVHTRLMNDMGPQEKGDYARYVYFYKDGFIRVFSLLDKLGTLLNELYELNTGKVKPHYSYFTVLRQLHSLKVHSDLGNKLMSIHEGHKDYVSRLRRRRNMEIHYMNAEMQDDLWHKHLAMQGKLEVENLDEYLADLTRSYQMVLESLHSAFEYTNFYISKQSNRNNMQK
- a CDS encoding heme A synthase encodes the protein MNTKRLKWLSYASSFVMLMATLGGTAVTKLDAGLGCGREWPLCHGKFVPAHTLSSIIEWSHRAVSGAAGLLALAAFVAFMLYRKERRDLKLYALFALIFVVVQAIMGAFAVVFSQSSAVMALHFGFSLIAFASSLMLALGMREQEREEANLPKLPSRPVSKTFRNLVWFATCYTYIVVYLGAYVSHTDSAGGCSGWPLCNGEVIPELTGGVAIAFIHRLGAMTLFIVIGILGHFAYRKHPGNKEIRSLGVAATVLVIIQIFTGAFLVLNLNNPRTYVFASLAHIFVLACLFGVLSYMSIKTWLLSRTKA
- a CDS encoding thioredoxin family protein, translating into MKEVTSPGAFTVETQSSNLVVAVFKADWCGDCRFIDPFMPEVEEKYGDRITFLQVDVDKVGDVSQEQNILGIPSFVAYTDGRELVRFVNKARKSREEIEDFLNKALDVYRTLHDTAERKEN